The genomic interval CCCGCCGAACCCGGACCAGAGCCCCACGGCCCGGGCCCGGTCGTCCGGATGGAAGCTCGCCTGGATGAGCGCGAGGGACCCGGGAGTGAGCAGCGCGCCGCCAACCCCTTGCAAGGCCCGGGCGGCGACGAGAACCCCGGCGTTCGGCGCGATCCCGCAGAGCAACGAGGCCAACGCGAACCACACCACCCCCACCACGAACACCCGCCGCCGCCCGTACCGGTCCCCGAGCGCCCCGCCGAGGAGGATCAGCCCGGCGAGGGTGAGCATGTACGCGTTGACGGTCCACTGGAGCGCGGCCATGTCGGTGCCGAGGTCCTCGCCGATGCGAGGAAGGGCCACGTTGATGACCGTGGAGTCCAGCATCGCCATGCTGGAGCCGAGCACGGTGGTCAGAACGACCCACCGCCCGACGGACGAGGCGACCCGAATCTCTCCGGGTGCGGGGGCAGCAGCCATGGGAGCAGCATGCCCCGATTCACGCCTTTCGGCGCATTTCCATCCCCTCCGGGGACACCATTCCAGCCCCTCCGGCGATTGAGGAGCGGGAGCACGGGACCGAAGCCCGCATCTCCAGCCCCTCCGGCGATTGAGGAGCGGGAGCACGGGACCGAAGCCCGCATCTCCAGCCCCTCCGGCGATTGAGGAGCGGGGGCGCGGGACCGAAGCCCGCATCTCCAGCCCCTCCGGCGATTGAGGAGCGGGGGTGCGGGGGCAGAGCCCCCGTAACGGGGGCCCGGGGGCAACGCCCCCGAAACCCCCCCTACCGCACGGCCCCCACCGCCCGCACCAACGCCGACACCCCCCGAACCACCTTCTCCCGAGGACACCCCACGTTCAGCCGCACGAACCCGGGCGCCCCATAAACGGCACCCCCCATGATCGCCACCCCCTCCCGCTCCACCAGCACCCGCTGCAACGCGGCGTCGTCCACCCCCAGCGGCCGCAGGTCGATCCAGGCCAGGTACCCGGCCTGCGGCGGCGCCCACCCCAGCTCGGGGAAGGCCTCGCCCAGCCGCTCCGCGACGTACCCGAGATTCCCCGCCACATACGTCCGTACCGCGTCCAGCCACGCCGCCCCCTCCCGGTACGCCGCGATGTGCGCGGTCAACGACAGCACGGCCGGGGACGCCAGCCCCTCCCCCGTCTCCATCCGGCGCACGTACTCCGCCCGGTCCGCCGGATCGCCGATCAGCCCGTACGAACCGGTCAGCGCCGGAAAGTTGAACGCCTTCGACCCGGAGGAGATGAGCGCCCAGCGCCCCGCGCCCGCCACCCGCGTCCACGGCACATGGGCGCGCCCCACACCACCGTCGTGCACGAAGTCCGCGTGGATCTCGTCGCTGATCACCGCGACCCCGTACCGCTCCGCGAGCTCCGCCGTCCGGGCCAGCTCGCCGGCCGTCCACAC from Streptomyces sp. CA-278952 carries:
- a CDS encoding MalY/PatB family protein; translation: MGATYDFDTVVDRRGTWCVQWDGVADRFGVDGLLPFTISDMDFATAPEVLAALRDRLEHGVFGYTTWQQDDFRSAIAHWYATRYDTTIDTGQLVYGPSVLNQLSQLLRMWTVEGDGVVVHTPTYDGFRKAITGLGRELRGVPVGDEEALERELARADAKVLVLCSPHNPTGRVWTAGELARTAELAERYGVAVISDEIHADFVHDGGVGRAHVPWTRVAGAGRWALISSGSKAFNFPALTGSYGLIGDPADRAEYVRRMETGEGLASPAVLSLTAHIAAYREGAAWLDAVRTYVAGNLGYVAERLGEAFPELGWAPPQAGYLAWIDLRPLGVDDAALQRVLVEREGVAIMGGAVYGAPGFVRLNVGCPREKVVRGVSALVRAVGAVR